A genomic region of Oncorhynchus mykiss isolate Arlee chromosome 2, USDA_OmykA_1.1, whole genome shotgun sequence contains the following coding sequences:
- the actr6 gene encoding actin-related protein 6 isoform X1 produces MTTLVLDNGAYSAKIGYSHEKVSVIPNCQFRSKTSRLKTFTANQLDEIKDPSGLFYILPFQKGYLVNWDVQRKVWDHLFGKEMFKVDFADTSVVITEPYFNFTSIQESMNEILFEEYQFQAALRINAGSLSAHRYFQMNNQELCCIVVDSGFSFTHIVPYCRGKKMKDGICRINVGGKLLTNHLKEIISYRQLHVMDETHVINQVKEDVCYVSQDFYKDMDIAQLKGEDNTVMRDYVLPDFSSIKKGFCKPREEMNFTGKYKTGEQILRLANERFAVPEMLFHPSDIGIHEIGIPEALVNSTPTHGKEASSWQKTQTLMRWWSLAKTMRRMDISFVKKSLISKGL; encoded by the exons ATGACCACTTTAGTTCTTGATAACGGAGCTTATTCGGCCAAAATTGGATACAGCCACGAAAAAGTCAG CGTTATCCCAAATTGTCAGTTTCGCTCCAAGACGTCAAGGCTGAAGACTTTTACCGCCAACCAACTGGATGAAATCAAGGATCCCTCAGGACTTTTCTACATTCTCCCTTTCCAAAAG GGTTACCTTGTTAATTGGGATGTCCAAAGAAAAGTGTGGGATCACCTCTTTGGAAAGGAAATGTTTAAG GTGGACTTTGCAGACACCAGTGTAGTGATCACAGAGCCCTACTTCAACTTCACCTCCATTCAGGAGTCCATGAATGAGATCCTGTTTGAGGAATACCAATTCCAAGCAGCTCTCAGAATTAATG CTGGATCCCTGAGCGCCCACCGCTACTTCCAGATGAACAACCAGGAGCTGTGCTGCATTGTGGTGGACAGTggcttctccttcacccacatAGTCCCCTACTGCAGGGGGAAGAAAATGAAGGATGGGATATGCAG GATCAACGTAGGAGGCAAGCTACTGACCAATCATTTGAAGGAGATTATTTCATATAG GCAGTTGCATGTCATGGATGAGACCCATGTGATCAATCAGGTGAAAGAGGATGTGTGCTATGTATCCCAGGATTTCTACAAGGACATGGATATAGCACA GTTAAAAGGAGAGGACAACACAGTGATGAGAGATTATGTGCTACCAGATTTCAGCTCCATCAAGAAGGGCTTTTGCAAG CCAAGAGAGGAGATGAACTTCACAGGGAAATACAAGACTGGAGAGCAGATCCTGCGCTTGGCCAATGAGAGGTTTGCCGTCCCAGAGATGCTCTTTCACCCCTCAGACATCGGCATCCATGAGATCGGCATCCCTGAAGCGCTAGTCAACTCCA CTCCTACCCATGGGAAGGAGGCAAGCTCCTGGCAGAAAACCCAGACTTTGATGAGATGGTGGTCACTCGCGAAGACTATGAGGAGAATGGACATTTCATTTGTGAAGAAAAGTTTGATATCTAAAGGACTTTAG
- the actr6 gene encoding actin-related protein 6, with amino-acid sequence MTTLVLDNGAYSAKIGYSHEKVSVIPNCQFRSKTSRLKTFTANQLDEIKDPSGLFYILPFQKGYLVNWDVQRKVWDHLFGKEMFKVDFADTSVVITEPYFNFTSIQESMNEILFEEYQFQAALRINAGSLSAHRYFQMNNQELCCIVVDSGFSFTHIVPYCRGKKMKDGICRINVGGKLLTNHLKEIISYRQLHVMDETHVINQVKEDVCYVSQDFYKDMDIAQLKGEDNTVMRDYVLPDFSSIKKGFCKPREEMNFTGKYKTGEQILRLANERFAVPEMLFHPSDIGIHEIGIPEALVNSINNMPEEMQPHFYKNIVLTGGNTLFPGFRDRVYKEVRSLTPTDFQVSVLQPPNPISYPWEGGKLLAENPDFDEMVVTREDYEENGHFICEEKFDI; translated from the exons ATGACCACTTTAGTTCTTGATAACGGAGCTTATTCGGCCAAAATTGGATACAGCCACGAAAAAGTCAG CGTTATCCCAAATTGTCAGTTTCGCTCCAAGACGTCAAGGCTGAAGACTTTTACCGCCAACCAACTGGATGAAATCAAGGATCCCTCAGGACTTTTCTACATTCTCCCTTTCCAAAAG GGTTACCTTGTTAATTGGGATGTCCAAAGAAAAGTGTGGGATCACCTCTTTGGAAAGGAAATGTTTAAG GTGGACTTTGCAGACACCAGTGTAGTGATCACAGAGCCCTACTTCAACTTCACCTCCATTCAGGAGTCCATGAATGAGATCCTGTTTGAGGAATACCAATTCCAAGCAGCTCTCAGAATTAATG CTGGATCCCTGAGCGCCCACCGCTACTTCCAGATGAACAACCAGGAGCTGTGCTGCATTGTGGTGGACAGTggcttctccttcacccacatAGTCCCCTACTGCAGGGGGAAGAAAATGAAGGATGGGATATGCAG GATCAACGTAGGAGGCAAGCTACTGACCAATCATTTGAAGGAGATTATTTCATATAG GCAGTTGCATGTCATGGATGAGACCCATGTGATCAATCAGGTGAAAGAGGATGTGTGCTATGTATCCCAGGATTTCTACAAGGACATGGATATAGCACA GTTAAAAGGAGAGGACAACACAGTGATGAGAGATTATGTGCTACCAGATTTCAGCTCCATCAAGAAGGGCTTTTGCAAG CCAAGAGAGGAGATGAACTTCACAGGGAAATACAAGACTGGAGAGCAGATCCTGCGCTTGGCCAATGAGAGGTTTGCCGTCCCAGAGATGCTCTTTCACCCCTCAGACATCGGCATCCATGAGATCGGCATCCCTGAAGCGCTAGTCAACTCCATCAACAACATGCCAGAGG AGATGCAGCCCCACTTCTACAAGAACATTGTTCTCACTGGGGGTAACACATTGTTCCCAGGGTTCAGAGATCGGGTGTACAAAGAGGTCCGCTCCCTCACCCCCACCGACTTCCAGGTTTCTGTGCTGCAGCCACCCAA TCCAATCTCCTACCCATGGGAAGGAGGCAAGCTCCTGGCAGAAAACCCAGACTTTGATGAGATGGTGGTCACTCGCGAAGACTATGAGGAGAATGGACATTTCATTTGTGAAGAAAAGTTTGATATCTAA